The following coding sequences are from one bacterium SCSIO 12741 window:
- a CDS encoding NAD(P)/FAD-dependent oxidoreductase produces MIETDIIIVGAGPCGLFTVFEAGLLKLRCHLIDSLPIPGGQCAEIYPKKPIYDIPGYPSVLAGDLVDNLMEQIRPFKPGFTLGERVEKVEKDEDGKFIVTTNLNTVHKAPVVAIAGGLGCFEPRKPPIGAISQFEQKGIDYFVKDPEKFRGKSVVISGGGDSALDWALFLADDVAQDVSLVHRRSSFRGHPDSVDKVMQLAQQGKINLITESEVVDVQGNGHLQSLQIKHKSGEVISQKLDYWLPLFGLTPSLGPIADWGLNISKNSIEVDTFDYSTNIPGIFAIGDINTYPGKLKLILCGFHEATLMVQSAFKIVYPDKKLSFKYTTVMGGINGFES; encoded by the coding sequence ATGATTGAAACCGATATAATTATTGTTGGTGCCGGCCCCTGCGGACTTTTTACCGTATTCGAAGCCGGATTGCTAAAACTGAGATGCCACCTCATCGACTCTCTTCCCATTCCTGGAGGACAATGTGCTGAGATTTATCCCAAGAAACCTATTTACGATATTCCTGGATACCCCTCTGTTTTAGCCGGTGACTTGGTGGATAACCTTATGGAACAAATTCGCCCTTTCAAACCTGGATTTACCTTGGGTGAGCGGGTTGAGAAAGTAGAGAAAGATGAAGACGGTAAATTTATTGTCACTACCAATCTCAATACGGTTCATAAGGCCCCAGTGGTAGCCATTGCTGGAGGATTGGGTTGTTTTGAACCGCGCAAACCACCAATTGGTGCGATCTCCCAATTTGAGCAAAAAGGTATTGACTACTTCGTAAAAGATCCTGAGAAGTTTCGCGGCAAATCTGTTGTCATTTCAGGGGGTGGAGACTCTGCCTTAGATTGGGCCCTTTTCCTTGCGGACGACGTTGCTCAGGATGTGAGCTTGGTTCACAGACGGAGCTCGTTCCGAGGACATCCCGATTCTGTAGACAAAGTCATGCAGCTTGCCCAACAAGGAAAAATCAACCTCATTACGGAATCTGAGGTGGTGGATGTTCAAGGAAACGGACACCTCCAATCCCTTCAGATCAAACACAAATCGGGTGAAGTCATTTCCCAAAAACTCGACTATTGGCTCCCTCTTTTTGGTCTAACTCCGTCCTTGGGTCCCATAGCCGATTGGGGATTAAACATCAGTAAAAACAGCATTGAAGTAGACACCTTCGATTACAGCACCAACATTCCTGGAATTTTTGCCATTGGCGATATCAACACCTATCCGGGAAAATTGAAACTAATCCTTTGTGGTTTTCATGAAGCTACACTCATGGTTCAAAGTGCATTCAAAATCGTGTATCCGGATAAAAAATTATCCTTCAAATACACTACCGTTATGGGAGGTATCAACGGATTTGAATCATGA
- a CDS encoding 2Fe-2S iron-sulfur cluster binding domain-containing protein: MSTITVTVIDREAQAHELEAPTDMNMNLMELCKAYELPVKGTCGGMAMCATCHCYIESGHELKESTDDEEDMLDQAFFVQDNSRLGCQVFLEEELDGLVIRLVDEG; this comes from the coding sequence ATGAGTACTATCACCGTTACCGTAATAGATCGCGAAGCTCAAGCTCATGAGTTGGAGGCCCCAACCGATATGAATATGAACCTCATGGAGCTGTGTAAAGCTTATGAGCTTCCGGTCAAAGGCACGTGCGGTGGCATGGCCATGTGTGCAACATGCCACTGCTACATTGAGTCGGGACATGAGCTCAAAGAATCGACAGACGATGAAGAAGACATGCTCGACCAAGCCTTTTTTGTTCAGGATAATAGTCGATTGGGATGCCAGGTTTTTCTTGAGGAAGAATTAGATGGCCTGGTCATCCGACTGGTCGACGAAGGATAA
- a CDS encoding flavodoxin codes for MKEQVIGLFWGSDTGATEGIAQELEKILSQKFQIDSHELHDSGVSKIASYDYLILGLSTWYDGELQSDWDGKFNEFCELDFTGKTVAVFGLGDQYGYPEWFVDGMGIIAEQVAHAGGRLIGHWPTDNYEYDQSKAEMKPGWFYGLAIDEENQGERTTQRLKTWTDQLTEEFKKRISASSILT; via the coding sequence ATGAAAGAACAAGTTATCGGTCTTTTCTGGGGCTCCGATACAGGAGCTACAGAAGGCATCGCTCAGGAATTGGAAAAGATTCTTTCCCAAAAATTCCAAATTGACTCTCACGAATTACATGATTCCGGGGTCTCGAAAATAGCTTCCTACGACTACCTGATTCTTGGCCTATCTACCTGGTATGACGGAGAGTTGCAAAGCGATTGGGATGGTAAGTTCAACGAGTTTTGTGAATTGGATTTCACAGGTAAAACGGTCGCCGTATTTGGGTTAGGAGATCAATACGGCTACCCGGAATGGTTTGTAGACGGCATGGGAATCATTGCTGAGCAAGTAGCTCATGCAGGCGGAAGACTTATTGGCCACTGGCCTACGGATAATTATGAATATGATCAATCGAAAGCGGAAATGAAGCCCGGTTGGTTCTATGGTTTAGCCATTGATGAAGAAAATCAAGGGGAACGGACTACACAGCGGTTAAAAACCTGGACCGATCAGCTGACCGAAGAATTCAAAAAACGGATTTCAGCCTCTTCCATTCTGACCTAA
- a CDS encoding alpha/beta fold hydrolase, whose product MKNWMIGMLGILTLWSCQSESNKQTQTQTQTEIVNPKTMEKVNFKSEGANLVGNLYYPKNYDPSKSYPAIVVSGSWTTVKEQMAGLYAQKLAEEGFITLAFDFRNFGESEGEPRFYESPAMKKQDVINAVTFLQSKPEIQKDKIGAFGVCAGAMYTLMAASEDDRIKSVVTAASWLHDAEAVKLFYGGEEGVQTKIDAARKAKKEYAANGTVAYIPSISTEDPTAAMYGPYDYYLNPERGAVPEWSADKFAVMSWEDWLTTDPMPSADQLNAPTLMIHSDGAVLPQYTKNYFERIASVDKKLHWMETELESPYHQFNYYDQDAEVNESVGEASAWFQAKL is encoded by the coding sequence ATGAAAAACTGGATGATTGGAATGCTCGGAATCCTGACCCTATGGTCTTGTCAATCCGAATCGAATAAACAAACACAAACACAAACGCAAACAGAAATTGTAAATCCCAAGACGATGGAAAAAGTGAATTTTAAAAGTGAAGGAGCCAACCTGGTAGGGAACCTTTATTACCCTAAGAATTATGATCCTTCGAAATCCTACCCGGCGATTGTAGTGTCAGGAAGTTGGACCACGGTGAAGGAGCAGATGGCTGGCCTGTATGCCCAAAAATTGGCCGAAGAAGGTTTCATCACCCTGGCCTTTGATTTTAGAAATTTTGGTGAGAGTGAAGGAGAGCCTCGATTCTACGAAAGCCCAGCTATGAAGAAGCAAGATGTGATCAACGCGGTTACTTTTCTCCAAAGCAAGCCCGAAATACAAAAGGATAAGATTGGAGCTTTTGGGGTATGTGCCGGAGCCATGTACACGTTGATGGCGGCATCTGAAGATGATCGAATTAAATCGGTAGTAACAGCGGCTTCCTGGCTACACGATGCAGAGGCCGTTAAGCTTTTTTACGGTGGGGAAGAAGGTGTGCAAACCAAAATTGACGCTGCCCGCAAGGCTAAGAAGGAATATGCAGCAAATGGAACGGTAGCCTACATCCCAAGTATATCTACCGAAGATCCTACAGCTGCTATGTATGGGCCTTACGATTATTACCTGAATCCAGAGCGAGGTGCTGTCCCAGAATGGAGTGCCGATAAATTCGCTGTGATGTCCTGGGAAGATTGGTTGACCACCGATCCTATGCCTTCAGCGGATCAGTTAAATGCTCCTACTTTAATGATTCACTCCGATGGAGCTGTACTGCCTCAATACACCAAAAACTACTTTGAGCGCATTGCTTCAGTTGACAAGAAATTACACTGGATGGAAACCGAATTGGAATCTCCTTATCACCAGTTCAACTACTATGATCAGGATGCAGAGGTAAACGAATCTGTGGGAGAAGCCAGTGCTTGGTTTCAAGCTAAACTCTAA
- a CDS encoding nuclear transport factor 2 family protein: MQQDIATKNKASVEAFFSALEEENVDKLVNLFAEDARHINPYASGLFPEGAEGKEGIRSYWAPVFPNFDGMQFNLQQLYAMEDPNWVFVKYKGKIKLKDGADFYENQYYSTFQFNEAGEIIEYVEIFNPLVAARGFGMLDQIK, translated from the coding sequence ATGCAACAAGATATCGCTACGAAGAACAAGGCTTCGGTTGAAGCTTTTTTCTCCGCACTGGAAGAGGAAAATGTAGATAAACTGGTCAACCTCTTTGCCGAGGATGCCCGACACATTAATCCTTACGCTTCTGGTCTATTTCCAGAGGGAGCAGAGGGAAAGGAAGGGATTCGCTCCTATTGGGCTCCGGTGTTTCCCAACTTCGATGGCATGCAATTTAACCTTCAACAACTATATGCCATGGAAGATCCCAATTGGGTATTTGTGAAGTACAAAGGGAAAATCAAGCTGAAGGATGGAGCCGACTTTTATGAAAACCAATACTACTCCACCTTTCAATTCAATGAAGCTGGAGAGATCATAGAATATGTAGAAATTTTTAATCCCCTGGTGGCCGCTCGAGGATTCGGGATGCTTGACCAGATAAAGTAA
- a CDS encoding nuclear transport factor 2 family protein yields the protein MKNPQETVIELFVSTDEQQWDQVKAVFDSKVLLDYSSMTGSPATSMTPDEIVDAWKGLLPGFDHTHHQLGNFQMTLSNNQAQVFCYGTASHYLENESGKLWWVVGSYNFDLVKEDETWKIAGMKFNFKYQDGNTQLPQLAMKNLKK from the coding sequence ATGAAGAATCCTCAAGAAACTGTCATTGAACTGTTTGTCAGTACCGATGAACAACAATGGGATCAGGTAAAAGCAGTTTTCGATTCAAAAGTCCTGCTCGATTATTCGTCGATGACAGGAAGTCCGGCCACATCAATGACGCCTGATGAAATTGTAGATGCCTGGAAAGGCTTGCTGCCGGGTTTTGATCATACGCATCACCAATTGGGCAACTTCCAAATGACCCTTTCCAACAACCAGGCACAGGTGTTTTGCTACGGTACAGCAAGCCACTATCTGGAAAACGAATCTGGCAAGCTATGGTGGGTAGTTGGTAGTTACAATTTTGACCTGGTAAAAGAGGATGAAACCTGGAAAATAGCTGGTATGAAATTCAATTTCAAGTACCAGGATGGAAACACCCAATTACCACAACTGGCTATGAAAAATCTAAAGAAATGA
- a CDS encoding AraC family transcriptional regulator produces the protein MNHFKTISEYCEGITIPLPKHPHFDIRSFEENMEFVRSQMPAFRHEFYAIAIKAEGDGQVISGQFSNFPEGTTVFFNTPFQLLSWDIVPNWKGYYLMFSQDFVAQSNVLTELLTLFPYLKMDKSIPFNIPAEQLPRILGIYEVIWKEYHGGAEDKFRIIEAQVFLLLSYVRRLFEEQVDQQLAEMSLRAADLKLLSRYQTLIQTSFYPNAEVETFANLHSTSYYAQKLSVHPNHLNAVVKGISGITALSHIHSHLLSLSKSYLAQTDWSIKEIAYALQFDSPNNFSAFFKKKSGMTPLAYRQQANL, from the coding sequence TTGAATCACTTCAAAACCATATCAGAATACTGCGAGGGAATTACTATTCCTCTACCGAAACATCCCCACTTTGATATCCGGAGTTTTGAAGAGAACATGGAATTTGTGCGAAGCCAGATGCCTGCCTTTCGACATGAGTTTTATGCCATTGCGATAAAAGCCGAAGGAGATGGGCAAGTCATTTCGGGGCAGTTTTCGAATTTTCCGGAAGGCACTACGGTTTTCTTTAACACACCCTTTCAGCTGCTATCCTGGGACATTGTTCCCAATTGGAAGGGCTACTACCTCATGTTTAGCCAGGACTTTGTGGCCCAATCTAACGTGCTCACGGAGTTGCTCACCCTTTTTCCTTACCTGAAAATGGATAAGTCCATTCCCTTTAATATCCCAGCAGAGCAATTGCCGCGAATTTTGGGAATCTATGAAGTGATTTGGAAGGAGTACCATGGAGGGGCAGAGGACAAGTTTCGAATAATTGAAGCCCAGGTCTTTCTTTTGCTCTCCTATGTGCGTAGGTTGTTTGAGGAGCAAGTGGATCAGCAATTGGCGGAAATGAGCCTTCGAGCTGCCGATCTTAAACTGTTGTCTCGCTATCAAACCTTAATTCAAACCAGCTTCTACCCCAATGCCGAAGTAGAGACTTTCGCCAACTTGCATTCCACCAGCTACTACGCTCAAAAATTGAGCGTCCATCCGAATCACCTAAATGCTGTTGTCAAAGGCATTTCTGGAATTACCGCCCTCAGCCACATTCACAGCCACCTTTTGTCCTTGTCTAAATCCTACCTCGCTCAAACCGATTGGAGCATCAAGGAGATTGCCTACGCTTTACAGTTTGACAGCCCCAACAATTTCAGTGCTTTCTTTAAAAAGAAGAGCGGAATGACACCTTTAGCCTACCGTCAGCAGGCGAATCTTTGA
- a CDS encoding zinc-dependent alcohol dehydrogenase family protein, whose protein sequence is MPKVAEFNKMGSIHELKWVDKSTPKPSPGEILIDVRSFGINHSERDFVQGKYVQRPQFPSRIGYEATGVITGLGEGVTNWKLGDRVNTVPVFSMSKYGTWAENAVVPARALVKAPKLLDDVRASAAWVAYAAAWGGLVYKGQLKKGDYVLITGAAGSPGLAALDIANQYEAIPIAVTRSHDKVRTLKKLGAHHVIVSSEENRVDRIMEITQQHGVDVVFDCIAGPGLEELAQMAAHQAALIVYGMLSTAPTPLPLFPAFEKNLSFHGFTVKDVFEDPEIWPRAERELRTGFNNGLLMPVVSRSFNQADWQEALQYLQNKGRVGKVVIKLK, encoded by the coding sequence ATGCCTAAGGTTGCCGAATTCAACAAAATGGGAAGTATACATGAACTGAAATGGGTGGATAAATCCACTCCCAAACCCTCTCCCGGAGAGATCTTAATTGACGTAAGAAGTTTTGGGATCAATCATTCCGAAAGGGACTTTGTGCAAGGAAAATATGTGCAGCGTCCTCAATTTCCCTCACGTATCGGATACGAGGCCACTGGAGTTATCACGGGATTGGGTGAAGGGGTAACTAACTGGAAATTGGGAGATAGAGTAAACACCGTACCCGTATTCTCCATGAGCAAATATGGAACCTGGGCCGAAAATGCGGTGGTTCCTGCTCGGGCCTTGGTAAAAGCTCCCAAATTACTGGATGACGTACGAGCCTCTGCCGCCTGGGTGGCTTATGCCGCGGCTTGGGGTGGATTGGTTTATAAAGGTCAACTGAAAAAGGGTGACTACGTTTTAATCACCGGTGCTGCTGGTAGTCCCGGACTGGCTGCGCTGGATATTGCCAACCAATACGAAGCCATTCCGATAGCCGTTACGCGATCGCATGACAAGGTTCGAACATTGAAAAAACTCGGAGCTCATCATGTGATTGTGAGCTCTGAAGAAAATAGGGTTGATCGAATCATGGAAATCACCCAACAACATGGAGTCGATGTGGTATTCGATTGTATTGCTGGTCCCGGATTGGAAGAACTTGCCCAGATGGCCGCCCATCAGGCGGCCTTGATCGTTTATGGAATGCTCTCCACGGCTCCTACTCCACTCCCCTTGTTTCCAGCCTTTGAAAAGAACCTTTCCTTTCATGGTTTTACGGTCAAAGATGTTTTCGAAGACCCTGAAATCTGGCCCAGGGCTGAACGAGAATTGCGCACCGGATTCAACAATGGATTGCTAATGCCGGTTGTCTCTCGATCTTTTAACCAGGCCGATTGGCAGGAGGCACTTCAATACTTGCAAAACAAAGGACGGGTGGGCAAGGTGGTAATAAAACTGAAATGA
- a CDS encoding AraC family transcriptional regulator, which produces MSWSLDTNPQLCIMESFKYYQDINDMCEELQIPRLRHPEFYIVKFEDYVQFTAENNDDTPFTHDYFEISMGEGHNVTVTINSNSQSFGERNLMFISPRQVVSWKHDYPQGATPPEYETTSYMILFKPEFLAFASDLFDVYKKFPFFNHNSKLAYTVPQELKTEFFAQIQEIYDQYKNETEDYLEFARAQLTLFLLKAKKSLKPHEDANIVKSRAHEITYNFENLIKRTADKRQPTAYYADLLHVSPVYLSECVKKVTNKTVKTIVDEYLILEMKSRLRKSDEPISQIATDLGFSDDSNFTKFFRAKTGSTPRSFRKAISA; this is translated from the coding sequence ATGAGTTGGTCACTTGATACAAATCCTCAACTTTGTATCATGGAGTCGTTTAAGTACTACCAGGATATCAACGACATGTGTGAGGAACTTCAAATTCCTCGTCTTCGTCATCCTGAGTTTTACATTGTCAAGTTTGAGGATTACGTTCAGTTTACCGCTGAAAACAACGACGATACTCCTTTTACCCACGACTACTTTGAAATTAGCATGGGGGAAGGCCACAACGTTACGGTGACCATCAACAGCAATTCTCAGAGTTTTGGAGAACGGAACTTAATGTTCATCTCGCCCAGGCAAGTAGTTTCCTGGAAGCACGATTACCCCCAAGGTGCTACTCCACCGGAATACGAGACGACGAGTTACATGATCCTGTTTAAACCCGAGTTTCTGGCCTTTGCTTCCGACTTGTTTGACGTATACAAAAAGTTTCCTTTTTTCAACCACAATTCCAAGTTAGCCTATACGGTTCCCCAGGAATTAAAAACGGAATTCTTCGCCCAGATTCAGGAGATATACGACCAGTATAAAAACGAAACGGAAGATTACCTGGAATTTGCCCGGGCCCAGCTCACCTTGTTCTTACTCAAAGCCAAGAAATCCTTGAAACCCCATGAGGATGCCAATATCGTTAAATCGAGGGCTCATGAAATCACCTACAACTTTGAGAACCTTATTAAACGAACGGCAGACAAAAGACAGCCCACCGCCTACTACGCCGATTTGCTCCATGTGAGTCCCGTATACTTGTCTGAATGTGTAAAAAAGGTGACCAACAAAACCGTGAAGACCATAGTGGACGAATACCTGATTTTGGAAATGAAATCCAGGCTTCGCAAATCGGATGAACCCATCTCTCAAATTGCTACAGATTTGGGCTTTAGTGACGATTCCAACTTTACCAAATTCTTTCGAGCCAAAACCGGTTCCACTCCCCGATCCTTTCGTAAGGCGATCAGTGCCTAA
- a CDS encoding efflux RND transporter periplasmic adaptor subunit encodes MINRIYSARSRALITLKSIGLSWILVSCGGGDYGSYYNQEPPVLPVIQVKKGNYESTKSFPAVTEGLQEVEIRAKVSGYIQDIYIDEGQYVEQGQPLFKLEANQLSQNAEAAKAAIETARANVESAKIEVANLRPLVKKDIVSKVQLSNAEAKLVANQAQLEQAKSNYQALQASVQYTRIVSPISGYVGKLNFKQGALVGPATVTALTTLSNTSDLLVYFSMSPKDLQDLTHKLPGQDLLEKLKHLPPAQFFAEDLQVRLTEGIVEAYTGKINTQTGAIQMRARFENDGQTLFSGTQGSIELRKEFINVIGIPASSAFKMQGLDMVYTLGEGDTLQVRPIQIAEKTDRYYLIQSGLNLGETILAQGVNTVYPNSVIVPQPTTADSVVLSYQSVYK; translated from the coding sequence ATGATTAATAGAATTTACTCCGCAAGGAGCAGGGCTCTTATCACCCTAAAAAGCATAGGATTATCCTGGATATTGGTCAGTTGCGGTGGTGGCGATTATGGTTCCTACTACAATCAAGAACCGCCTGTATTGCCCGTTATTCAAGTGAAAAAAGGAAACTACGAATCTACTAAGTCCTTTCCCGCCGTTACGGAAGGATTGCAAGAAGTAGAAATTCGGGCCAAGGTGAGTGGCTACATTCAAGATATATACATCGACGAAGGACAATATGTGGAGCAAGGGCAGCCCTTGTTTAAACTGGAAGCCAATCAATTGAGCCAAAACGCTGAGGCGGCCAAAGCGGCGATCGAAACGGCGAGAGCCAACGTGGAGTCGGCCAAAATTGAAGTGGCCAACCTCAGGCCCCTGGTTAAAAAGGACATCGTAAGTAAGGTTCAGCTATCGAATGCCGAAGCTAAACTGGTGGCCAATCAAGCGCAACTGGAACAGGCTAAAAGCAACTATCAGGCCTTGCAGGCAAGCGTGCAATATACGCGCATCGTAAGCCCGATTAGCGGCTACGTAGGCAAGCTCAATTTTAAACAAGGGGCCTTGGTGGGTCCAGCTACGGTAACTGCACTCACTACTTTATCGAATACCAGTGATTTGCTGGTTTACTTTTCGATGAGTCCAAAGGACCTACAGGACCTGACTCATAAATTGCCGGGCCAGGATCTCCTGGAAAAATTAAAGCACCTCCCTCCTGCCCAGTTTTTTGCTGAAGATCTCCAGGTTCGATTGACAGAGGGAATTGTAGAGGCCTACACCGGAAAAATTAATACCCAAACCGGTGCCATCCAAATGCGGGCACGTTTCGAAAACGATGGCCAAACCCTGTTTAGCGGAACTCAAGGCAGCATCGAACTGAGAAAAGAATTCATCAATGTAATTGGGATTCCAGCCTCTTCGGCTTTCAAAATGCAGGGGCTCGACATGGTATACACCCTCGGTGAAGGAGATACACTACAGGTTCGACCCATTCAAATTGCTGAAAAAACAGACCGCTACTACCTCATTCAATCGGGGTTAAATCTGGGGGAAACTATTTTGGCTCAAGGGGTAAATACGGTGTATCCCAACTCGGTTATCGTACCTCAACCGACAACGGCCGACAGTGTGGTCCTTTCTTATCAATCGGTTTACAAGTAA
- a CDS encoding efflux transporter outer membrane subunit, with the protein MKLATKAVAIIALATSMTSCLVTQKYEGVNVKEEQHLFRLDSLSTTGQKLEDMATVKWSTFYQDPILKSYIDTALKYNYSNQIAFKNIAIFTAQFKQGKMGQLPRITLQGNGQRQKQASNSQFGSFFSEPFEQYTISGTLSWEADLWGKINSQKLAAQAEFEKSVTAQKLLQTTLISNLANTYFDLLAADNRRQILTETVTLRRQSVETLKALKDAGKSNSLAVSQAEAQLYGATIQLRNVENQVFALENALATLVGKAITDIPRRQLDEQRFPEEYTSSVPVSLLSNRPDILEAELDFRKNFEQVNVARASMYPTIVLSAEMGLQSLSPSTLFGSSSFFNTLTGGLTQPLFQKRRLKTQKEVAIKRMEISKLQFQEKVLNASIEVSNLLNELKTASANLEVLEQQEVALQNSFEDSQLMLVNGLANYLDVLNAQSSLLVAQLATVDAQNQKLKLSTQIFKAIGGGVN; encoded by the coding sequence ATGAAATTAGCAACAAAAGCTGTGGCCATTATAGCCTTGGCTACAAGCATGACATCGTGCCTGGTGACCCAAAAGTATGAAGGCGTGAATGTGAAAGAAGAGCAGCATCTATTCCGATTGGATAGCCTAAGTACAACGGGCCAAAAATTGGAAGATATGGCTACCGTAAAATGGAGTACCTTCTACCAGGATCCCATTCTCAAAAGCTACATTGATACCGCGCTGAAGTACAACTACAGCAACCAAATCGCCTTTAAGAACATCGCGATCTTCACGGCTCAGTTTAAGCAGGGAAAAATGGGCCAGCTACCAAGAATTACCCTGCAGGGAAATGGTCAACGGCAAAAGCAGGCCTCTAACTCTCAGTTTGGTTCCTTTTTTAGTGAGCCCTTTGAACAATACACCATCAGTGGAACCTTGAGTTGGGAAGCCGATTTATGGGGCAAGATCAACAGTCAAAAATTGGCCGCCCAAGCTGAATTTGAAAAATCGGTGACGGCACAAAAACTGTTGCAGACTACCCTTATTTCCAATTTGGCCAATACCTATTTCGACTTGTTGGCTGCTGATAACCGCAGACAGATTTTAACCGAAACGGTGACGCTTCGTCGGCAAAGTGTGGAAACGCTCAAGGCCTTGAAGGATGCAGGCAAGAGCAACTCTTTGGCTGTGAGTCAGGCTGAGGCTCAACTCTACGGTGCAACCATTCAATTGCGCAATGTGGAGAACCAGGTTTTTGCCCTGGAAAATGCTCTAGCAACTTTGGTGGGAAAAGCGATAACAGACATTCCCAGAAGGCAATTGGATGAACAACGGTTTCCGGAAGAATATACCTCAAGTGTTCCGGTTTCCCTGCTGAGCAATAGACCGGATATTCTGGAAGCCGAATTAGATTTTCGCAAAAATTTTGAGCAGGTCAACGTAGCCCGGGCCTCGATGTATCCCACCATCGTTTTATCGGCCGAAATGGGGTTGCAAAGTTTGAGTCCTTCTACCCTGTTTGGCAGTTCCTCTTTCTTCAACACGCTTACCGGGGGATTGACGCAGCCCTTGTTTCAAAAACGCCGCTTAAAAACCCAGAAGGAAGTGGCCATTAAACGAATGGAAATAAGCAAACTGCAATTCCAGGAAAAGGTGTTGAATGCGAGTATAGAAGTGAGCAACCTGTTAAATGAATTGAAAACGGCTTCAGCCAATTTGGAGGTGCTCGAACAACAGGAAGTGGCTTTACAAAACTCCTTCGAAGATTCCCAATTGATGCTGGTCAATGGTTTGGCCAACTACCTGGATGTGCTGAATGCTCAATCGAGTTTATTGGTTGCCCAGTTGGCGACGGTTGATGCTCAAAATCAAAAACTGAAGCTCTCCACCCAAATTTTCAAGGCTATAGGAGGTGGAGTAAACTAA
- a CDS encoding alpha/beta hydrolase: MVKNRYAGKDIDGYDSEERYIPSTHGGPDIRIRIFRPKNSNKVLPALLYNHGGAYMSLVPEMFLVKMKKYLDARPCVVVTADYRLSVKAPFPAGFNDCYDTLLWMKEQADELKILPKRFIIAGDSAGGGMTAALTLKVRDTKAVDIAFQVPVCPMIDHRQITESARTMQLAPVYNSNDNEIGWRYYLEGIQGEVPAYASPALNTDYTGFPPTISIVGESEPFRDETIAYMDALKKAHVPVKFGLYKGGYHGFQEAVPEADVSKEASYFLFESFREYYDTYVLGQ; this comes from the coding sequence ATGGTTAAAAACCGCTATGCTGGAAAGGACATAGACGGTTACGACTCGGAGGAACGCTATATTCCAAGTACCCATGGTGGTCCGGATATTCGTATACGCATTTTTAGACCCAAGAATTCGAACAAGGTACTGCCCGCCTTGCTCTACAACCATGGGGGTGCCTATATGTCTCTGGTCCCCGAAATGTTTTTGGTTAAAATGAAAAAGTACCTGGATGCGCGTCCCTGCGTGGTCGTTACAGCCGATTACCGTTTGTCTGTAAAAGCACCTTTTCCAGCTGGATTTAATGATTGCTATGATACATTGCTTTGGATGAAAGAACAGGCGGATGAACTCAAAATATTACCCAAGAGATTCATCATTGCCGGAGATAGTGCCGGCGGAGGAATGACGGCAGCATTAACCCTCAAAGTACGGGATACGAAGGCCGTAGATATCGCTTTTCAGGTCCCGGTTTGTCCTATGATTGATCATCGGCAAATAACCGAATCGGCCAGAACGATGCAATTGGCTCCCGTGTACAACAGCAACGACAATGAAATCGGTTGGCGCTATTACCTCGAAGGAATTCAAGGAGAAGTACCAGCCTACGCATCTCCGGCTTTAAATACAGATTACACCGGATTTCCCCCCACCATTAGCATTGTAGGGGAGAGCGAGCCTTTTCGGGATGAAACCATCGCCTACATGGATGCCTTGAAAAAAGCCCATGTTCCGGTAAAGTTTGGCTTGTACAAAGGAGGGTATCACGGTTTTCAGGAGGCCGTACCTGAAGCCGATGTGTCGAAAGAAGCGAGTTATTTTTTGTTTGAATCGTTCAGAGAATACTACGACACCTACGTTCTCGGCCAATAA